From one Papio anubis isolate 15944 chromosome 12, Panubis1.0, whole genome shotgun sequence genomic stretch:
- the LOC101001713 gene encoding putative olfactory receptor 10D3 → MEVKNCSIVTEFILLGIPHTEGLEMVLFVLFLPFYACTLLGNVSILVAVMFSARLHTPMYFFLGNLSVFDMGFSSVTCPKMLLYLMGLSRLISYKDCVCQLFFFHFLGSIECFLYAVMAYDRFTAICYPLRYTVIMNPRICVALAVGTWLLGCIHSSILTSLTFALPYCGSNEVDHFFCDIPALLPLACADTSFAQRVSFTNVGLISLVCFLLILLSYTRITISILSIRTTEGRRRAFSTCSAHLIAILCAYGPIITVYLQPTPNPVLGTVVQILMNLVGPMLNPLIYTLRNEEVKTALKTILHKTGHVPES, encoded by the coding sequence ATGGAGGTGAAGAACTGCTCCATAGTGACAGAGTTCATCCTTTTGGGAATCCCACACACAGAGGGGCTGGAGATGGTACTTTTTGTCTTATTCCTGCCCTTCTATGCCTGCACTCTACTGGGAAATGTGTCTATCCTTGTTGCTGTTATGTTTTCTGCTCGCCTTCACACACCTATGTATTTCTTCCTGGGAAACTTGTCTGTGTTTGACATGGGTTTCTCCTCAGTGACTTGTCCCAAAATGCTGCTCTACCTTATGGGGCTGAGCCGACTCATCTCCTACAAAGACTGTGTCTGCCAGCTCTTCTTCTTCCACTTCCTGGGGAGCATTGAGTGCTTCTTGTATGCAGTGATGGCTTATGACCGCTTCACTGCCATCTGTTATCCTCTGCGATACACAGTCATCATGAACCCAAGAATCTGTGTGGCCCTGGCTGTGGGCACGTGGCTGTTAGGGTGCATTCATTCTAGTATCTTGACCTCCCTCACCTTTGCCTTACCATACTGTGGTTCCAATGAAGTGGATCACTTCTTCTGTGACATTCCAGCACTCTTGCCCTTGGCCTGTGCTGACACATCCTTTGCCCAGAGGGTGAGCTTCACCAATGTTGGCCTCATATCTCTTGTCTGCTTTCTCCTAATTCTTTTATCCTACACTAGAATCACAATTTCTATCTTAAGTATTCGTACAACTGAGGGCCGTCGCCGTGCCTTCTCCACCTGCAGCGCTCACCTCATTGCCATCCTCTGTGCCTATGGGCCCATCATCACTGTCTACCTGCAGCCCACACCCAACCCCGTGCTGGGAACCGTGGTGCAAATTCTGATGAATCTGGTAGGACCAATGCTGAACCCTTTGATCTATACCTTGAGGAATGAGGAAGTAAAAACAGCCCTGAAAACAATATTGCACAAGACAGGCCATGTTCCTGAGAGTTAG